The following proteins come from a genomic window of Pseudomonas sp. MAG733B:
- a CDS encoding YqjD family protein, translated as MASTKAKTAQEILMTDFQTLVSDTERLLEHTASLAGDQADDLRDQIHDSLLRARETLKLTEDSLRERGKAAVTATEDYVQANPWQAVGIAAGVGFLIGLLATRR; from the coding sequence ATGGCCAGCACCAAGGCAAAGACTGCTCAAGAAATCCTGATGACCGACTTTCAGACCCTGGTCAGCGACACCGAACGGTTGCTGGAGCACACCGCTTCCCTGGCCGGGGATCAGGCCGATGACTTGCGCGACCAAATCCACGACAGTCTGTTGCGTGCACGGGAAACCTTGAAGCTGACCGAAGACTCCCTGCGCGAACGCGGCAAGGCTGCCGTCACGGCCACCGAAGACTATGTCCAGGCCAACCCATGGCAAGCGGTCGGGATCGCGGCCGGCGTGGGCTTTCTGATTGGCCTGCTGGCGACTCGGCGCTGA
- a CDS encoding phage holin family protein, with product MALGESGPDETGQSSSPRRLGAAFLGLLHSHVELFGIELQEQKARTVSLLLFAGLALVFALLLLVGLSTLVMIVFWDTYRLAAIIGLCVFYTLAAIFCGVRLRAAIFDESSPFHGTLEELANDRERLLP from the coding sequence ATGGCTCTCGGTGAATCCGGCCCTGACGAAACGGGCCAAAGCTCCTCACCGCGACGCCTGGGTGCCGCATTTCTTGGATTACTGCACAGCCATGTCGAACTGTTCGGCATTGAACTGCAGGAGCAAAAGGCCCGTACCGTAAGCCTGCTGTTGTTTGCAGGTCTGGCATTGGTATTTGCCTTGCTGTTGCTGGTGGGCTTGTCGACGCTGGTGATGATTGTGTTCTGGGACACCTATCGCCTCGCGGCCATCATCGGCCTTTGCGTGTTCTATACCCTCGCGGCAATCTTCTGCGGCGTGCGCTTGAGAGCGGCGATTTTCGATGAATCCTCGCCCTTCCACGGCACCCTGGAAGAACTGGCCAACGACCGGGAGCGCTTGCTGCCATGA
- a CDS encoding EAL domain-containing protein, producing MIDGQPLACFQPFIDTATGRIAGVEALGRLRQADGQLASVGPLFADPRTNAIALRRLDRQLRDNALSRLHEAPSEWFLSLNISPRWISRLRPDQPLPSLKQLSKYDVDPQRIVFEITELGGDIQRLAQVVARYRSAGARIAIDDFGAGYSQLDRVLALQPDILKLDMRLFQAAALGGPSSDVVKALAQMAEKTGCWIIAEGVETDAQLNFALECGSRYVQGFLFAGAQEDFFTTDAFVERFAQLRQRYVQQKLAERGRLMIMRQQLSELMAILQAWAQARAPLSALPQLDAFPWLLRFYQCDRHGTQLTPNLEWRNNRWVADNRYLGHNWSWRPYFYQLLAEGWDERRLTLSNTYRDATSNQYCLTAGQFFDNGERLLLIDIDAVGL from the coding sequence GTGATAGACGGGCAACCGCTCGCCTGCTTTCAGCCGTTCATCGATACAGCTACCGGCCGGATCGCGGGTGTCGAAGCGCTGGGGCGACTGCGTCAGGCCGACGGTCAGTTGGCTTCCGTGGGACCACTGTTCGCTGACCCCAGAACCAACGCCATCGCCTTGCGTCGCCTTGATCGCCAGTTGCGCGATAACGCCTTGAGCAGGTTGCATGAAGCACCCTCTGAATGGTTTCTAAGCCTGAACATTTCCCCGCGCTGGATCAGCCGCTTGCGCCCCGACCAGCCGCTGCCAAGTCTCAAGCAACTGAGCAAATACGATGTCGACCCGCAGCGAATCGTTTTCGAGATCACCGAACTGGGGGGCGATATCCAGCGCCTGGCCCAAGTGGTGGCGCGTTACCGGTCAGCCGGTGCCCGCATCGCCATCGATGACTTCGGTGCCGGTTATTCCCAGCTCGATCGCGTGCTGGCGTTGCAACCGGACATTCTCAAACTCGACATGCGTCTATTCCAGGCGGCAGCGCTGGGCGGGCCGAGCAGCGACGTGGTCAAAGCCCTGGCGCAAATGGCCGAGAAAACCGGTTGCTGGATCATCGCCGAAGGCGTGGAAACCGACGCTCAGCTCAATTTTGCGCTGGAATGCGGTTCACGTTACGTGCAGGGTTTTCTGTTCGCCGGAGCACAAGAAGACTTCTTTACCACCGACGCCTTTGTCGAGCGTTTTGCACAACTGCGTCAGCGCTACGTTCAGCAGAAACTCGCCGAACGCGGTCGTTTGATGATCATGCGCCAGCAACTCAGCGAACTGATGGCGATCCTGCAAGCATGGGCTCAGGCGCGCGCGCCGCTCAGCGCCTTGCCGCAATTGGACGCCTTTCCCTGGCTGCTGCGCTTCTATCAATGCGACCGTCACGGCACCCAACTGACGCCGAACCTGGAATGGCGCAACAATCGCTGGGTCGCCGACAATCGCTACCTGGGCCATAACTGGTCCTGGCGTCCGTACTTTTATCAGCTGCTGGCCGAAGGCTGGGATGAGCGGCGACTGACCCTGTCCAACACCTATCGCGACGCCACCAGCAACCAGTATTGCCTCACCGCCGGGCAATTTTTTGACAATGGCGAGCGCCTGCTGCTCATCGATATAGATGCAGTCGGGTTGTAG
- a CDS encoding deoxyguanosinetriphosphate triphosphohydrolase — MDWQTLLTRERLGKPLHSPQELGRSPFHKDHDRIIFSGAFRRLGRKTQVHPVSSNDHIHTRLTHSLEVSCVGRSLGMRVGETIRSALPDWCEPSDLGMVVQSACLAHDIGNPPFGHSGEDAIRHWFQQAAGRGWLDAMTEAERNDFLNFEGNAQGFRVLTQLEYHQFDGGTRLTYATLGTYLKYPWTAQHADSLGYKKHKFGCYQSELPLLEQIAQKLGLPQLEEQRWARHPLVYLMEAADDICYALIDLEDGLEMSLLEYAEVESLLLDLVGDDLPETYRQLGPGDSRRRKLAILRGKAIEHLTNAAARAFVEQQDTLLAGTLPGDLVEHMHGPAKRCVLNAKDMARKKIFQDKRKTLHEIGAYTTLEILLNAFCGAALEQHNGRTPSFKSRRVLDLLGNNAPDPNGSLHTSFLRMIDFIAGMTDSYASDMALEMTGRSSH; from the coding sequence TTGGATTGGCAAACCCTGCTTACCCGCGAACGCCTCGGAAAGCCCCTGCACAGCCCGCAAGAACTCGGCCGCAGTCCTTTTCACAAAGACCATGACCGGATCATCTTCTCGGGGGCGTTTCGCCGTCTCGGGCGCAAGACCCAGGTTCATCCGGTCTCCAGCAACGACCATATCCACACACGCCTGACCCACTCGCTGGAAGTCAGTTGCGTCGGCCGTTCGCTGGGGATGCGCGTTGGCGAAACCATCCGCAGTGCACTGCCTGACTGGTGCGAACCCAGTGATTTGGGGATGGTGGTGCAATCGGCCTGCCTGGCCCACGACATCGGCAATCCACCGTTCGGCCATTCCGGCGAGGACGCGATACGTCACTGGTTCCAGCAAGCGGCCGGTCGTGGCTGGCTGGACGCAATGACTGAAGCCGAGCGCAATGACTTCCTCAATTTCGAAGGCAATGCCCAGGGCTTTCGGGTTCTGACTCAGCTGGAATACCACCAGTTCGACGGTGGCACACGACTGACCTACGCCACGCTCGGCACCTATCTGAAATACCCGTGGACGGCCCAGCATGCCGACTCGCTGGGCTACAAGAAACACAAGTTCGGCTGCTACCAGAGCGAGCTGCCACTGCTGGAGCAGATCGCTCAGAAACTCGGCTTGCCGCAACTCGAAGAACAGCGCTGGGCACGTCATCCACTGGTGTACCTGATGGAGGCCGCCGATGACATTTGTTACGCCCTGATCGACCTCGAGGACGGCCTGGAAATGTCGTTGCTGGAATACGCCGAGGTCGAGTCGTTGTTGCTGGATCTGGTGGGCGACGATCTGCCGGAAACCTACCGTCAGCTCGGCCCCGGGGATTCGCGCCGACGCAAACTGGCCATCCTGCGCGGCAAGGCTATCGAACACCTGACCAATGCCGCGGCCCGCGCCTTTGTCGAGCAGCAGGATACGTTGCTGGCCGGTACGCTGCCCGGCGACCTGGTGGAGCACATGCACGGCCCCGCCAAACGTTGCGTCCTGAATGCCAAAGACATGGCACGCAAAAAAATCTTTCAGGACAAGCGCAAGACCCTGCACGAAATCGGTGCCTATACCACGCTGGAAATCCTGCTTAATGCCTTCTGTGGCGCAGCGCTGGAGCAACACAACGGTCGAACGCCATCATTCAAGAGTCGAAGGGTCCTCGACCTGTTGGGTAACAATGCACCCGATCCTAACGGCTCGTTACACACTTCTTTTCTACGAATGATCGACTTCATCGCCGGCATGACCGACAGCTACGCCAGCGACATGGCGCTGGAAATGACCGGTCGCTCCAGTCATTGA
- a CDS encoding response regulator — translation MFKDNLRILLVEDHPFQLRATQYLLESYGFTQLTTTDSAEGALQKMFMAAQPFDILLCDQCLPDLCGLDLVKFATHRGMIKQAILLSSLTPAELDSLKNLANAHDLPLLGYLIKPLQQSEFRKLLTLIS, via the coding sequence ATGTTCAAAGACAACTTGCGTATTTTGCTGGTGGAAGACCATCCATTTCAGCTCAGGGCCACTCAATACCTGCTCGAAAGTTACGGCTTTACACAATTGACCACCACTGACAGTGCCGAAGGCGCATTGCAAAAGATGTTCATGGCTGCGCAGCCGTTCGATATTCTTTTGTGCGACCAATGTTTACCCGACCTTTGCGGGCTTGATCTGGTCAAGTTCGCCACTCATCGAGGGATGATCAAACAGGCAATACTGCTAAGTAGCCTGACGCCCGCCGAACTGGACAGCCTTAAAAATCTGGCGAATGCGCATGACTTGCCATTACTGGGTTATTTGATCAAGCCATTACAACAATCCGAATTCAGAAAACTATTAACTTTGATTTCATAG
- a CDS encoding response regulator transcription factor has translation MNSVFIVDDHPVIRLAVRMLLEHEGYKVVGETDNGVDAMQMVRECMPDLVILDISIPKLDGLEVLARFNAMSTPLKTLVLTAQCPTLFGIRCMQSGASGYVCKQEDLSELVSAIKAVLSGYNYFPSEALNPVRGDEARCAELELFKSVNDRELMVLQLFAQGRTNKEIAKGMFLSNKTVSTYKKRLMQKLKAKSLVELIEMAKRNALV, from the coding sequence ATGAACTCCGTTTTTATTGTCGACGATCACCCTGTCATCCGACTTGCCGTTCGAATGCTGCTTGAACATGAGGGTTATAAAGTCGTCGGTGAAACCGACAACGGGGTCGACGCCATGCAAATGGTCCGCGAATGCATGCCCGACCTGGTCATTCTCGACATCAGCATTCCCAAGCTGGATGGCTTGGAAGTGCTGGCCCGCTTCAACGCAATGAGTACTCCACTGAAAACATTGGTATTGACTGCACAGTGCCCGACACTTTTCGGTATTCGCTGCATGCAGTCCGGTGCTTCGGGATATGTGTGCAAACAGGAGGATCTCAGCGAACTGGTCAGTGCGATTAAAGCGGTATTGTCAGGTTACAACTATTTTCCAAGCGAGGCATTGAATCCGGTTCGCGGTGATGAAGCGCGTTGCGCCGAACTGGAACTGTTCAAATCAGTCAACGACCGGGAACTGATGGTATTGCAACTTTTTGCACAAGGTCGAACTAACAAGGAAATTGCCAAGGGCATGTTCTTGAGCAACAAAACCGTCAGCACTTACAAAAAACGCCTCATGCAAAAACTCAAGGCCAAATCACTGGTTGAACTCATAGAGATGGCAAAACGTAATGCGCTAGTGTGA
- a CDS encoding transporter substrate-binding domain-containing protein: MPSRLKKCLILMTAGLCLSTTLFAGQSSGNYALLSRSTVGHLEVQLDPSQTQWLKSKHELILGTSAPDYPPFDLTLSGHDYEGFTADYAGILGKATGLPITIQRFASRGAAIEALENGEVDLLGTANGFEARSANIVLSKPYAVDQPVLVTREGETRSLTDGLAGMRLSMVYHYLPLDEVKALYPKAIITSYPSYQNAINAVAFDQADVFLGDTISTHYMINKGYLNNIRMANFGKHEAYGFSFAVHKNNPELLGIINAMLLAIPTSVRENIAKRWSAGSDILLTDHKLELSYSEERWLAQHPVVRVVVNEAFAPLTFFDSAGNFRGIAADLLELIRLRTGLRFDIQRSRNDNEMIQRIKDNQADVIAALLPSEQRDTLLNFSRPYLQNSYVLLTRKTADSPTNLTQLQGKRLAIAHGNPLMDYLRNEFPQIKLIETPDTFSAVEMLAEGQAEGAVNSLVIANYFISSRLFDHTLQISTTIGTEQAAFSLATGREAKELNDILNKALLSIAPEELGIINSRWRGYSASSQNTWRNYHRLFYQIVIAAGVLLLISVTWNAYMQRQINQRKAAERALNDQFEFMRSLVNGTPHPLYVRDRQGLLQSCNESYLQAFCARREDVIGKSVIQGAMSNAFEAREYQADYQRVVAEGRPLILDRALHIGGRRLTIYHWILPYRDSSGEVQGIIGGWIDISERRQLFDDLRSAKERADEANRAKSTFLATMSHEIRTPMNAVIGMLELTLKRIEHHHPDRSAIDVAYHSAKDLLELIGDILDIARIESGHLSLSPERVNPREIVGAVVRIFDGLARQKELELHLDFNPANPPIDVLLDPLRFKQVLSNLVSNAIKFTEQGQVRITVDLRPTAEPDQVLLQLQVEDSGIGISEQDQQRLFEPFAQADNAVRSARGGAGLGLVISRSLCEMMGGSLQLNSQPGKGTQVRMSLPLPALPREPMVETIETQIQTASIPLNVLVVDDHAANRLLMCQQLEFLGHRFSVAADGQEGFEAWKAGAFDLVIADCNMPVMNGYELVRAIRRHEQSTQQPPCTVLGFTANAQAEEIRRCKHAGMNDCLFKPLTLAALSQWVEGIAPTSRTPAFNLEGLQQLTGGNPVLNQRLLTELLNSNRLDRQGLQMLYGSTDPQAFLDIAHKIKGAARIAQAFRLIDSCEALETICRAPFQAEKVAKCCTAVERALMELDQALLQQIGENDGSRMTEA, from the coding sequence ATGCCCAGCCGTTTGAAGAAATGCCTGATACTGATGACCGCGGGCCTATGCCTGAGTACCACGTTGTTCGCGGGACAAAGTAGTGGAAACTATGCCCTGCTGAGTCGCTCGACAGTCGGGCATCTGGAAGTCCAGCTGGACCCATCACAAACACAATGGCTGAAAAGCAAACATGAATTGATCCTCGGCACTTCAGCGCCGGATTATCCGCCTTTCGACCTGACCCTCAGCGGCCACGATTATGAAGGATTCACCGCCGACTACGCCGGTATCCTCGGCAAGGCGACCGGCCTGCCCATCACGATCCAGCGCTTTGCGTCCCGGGGCGCGGCCATTGAAGCGCTCGAAAATGGCGAAGTGGATTTGCTCGGTACCGCCAACGGATTCGAAGCGCGTAGCGCCAACATCGTACTGTCCAAGCCCTACGCCGTGGATCAACCGGTACTGGTAACGCGTGAAGGTGAAACCCGCTCCCTGACCGATGGCCTCGCCGGCATGCGCCTGAGCATGGTGTATCACTACTTGCCGCTGGATGAGGTCAAGGCACTGTATCCAAAGGCGATCATTACCTCTTATCCGTCTTACCAAAATGCGATCAATGCCGTTGCCTTCGACCAGGCCGACGTGTTTCTCGGCGACACCATTTCCACCCACTACATGATCAACAAGGGGTACCTGAACAATATCCGCATGGCCAACTTCGGCAAACACGAAGCCTACGGCTTCAGTTTTGCGGTGCATAAAAACAACCCTGAGCTGCTCGGGATCATCAATGCGATGCTCTTGGCCATCCCCACCAGCGTTCGAGAAAACATTGCCAAACGCTGGAGTGCCGGCAGCGACATTCTGCTCACCGATCACAAACTGGAGCTCAGTTACAGCGAGGAGCGCTGGCTGGCGCAACATCCGGTAGTCCGCGTAGTCGTCAACGAGGCATTCGCGCCGCTGACGTTTTTCGACAGCGCAGGTAACTTCCGTGGGATTGCCGCGGACTTGCTTGAGCTGATCAGGTTGCGCACAGGATTGCGCTTCGACATCCAGCGCAGCCGCAACGACAATGAAATGATTCAACGCATCAAGGACAACCAGGCTGATGTCATCGCAGCACTGCTCCCGAGCGAGCAACGGGACACCCTGCTCAATTTCAGCCGGCCGTACCTGCAGAACTCCTATGTCCTGCTGACGCGCAAGACCGCAGACAGCCCCACCAACCTCACCCAGCTTCAGGGCAAGCGCCTGGCAATCGCCCATGGCAATCCGTTGATGGACTATTTGCGCAACGAGTTCCCGCAAATAAAGCTCATCGAAACCCCAGACACCTTCAGCGCTGTCGAGATGCTCGCAGAGGGTCAGGCAGAAGGTGCGGTAAATTCGCTGGTGATCGCCAATTACTTCATTTCCTCGCGACTCTTTGACCATACCCTGCAAATCAGCACCACCATCGGTACAGAACAAGCCGCGTTCTCCCTGGCGACAGGCCGTGAAGCCAAGGAACTCAATGACATCCTCAACAAGGCCCTATTGAGTATCGCGCCGGAGGAGCTGGGCATCATCAACAGCCGCTGGCGTGGTTACTCGGCGTCCTCACAAAACACCTGGCGCAACTATCATCGACTGTTCTATCAGATCGTCATCGCTGCCGGCGTGCTGTTACTGATTTCCGTGACCTGGAATGCCTACATGCAGCGCCAGATCAATCAGCGCAAGGCAGCCGAGCGCGCGCTGAACGATCAATTCGAATTCATGCGCTCGCTGGTCAATGGCACGCCTCATCCGCTTTATGTGCGAGATCGCCAGGGACTGTTGCAAAGCTGCAATGAGAGTTACCTGCAAGCCTTCTGCGCCAGACGCGAAGACGTTATCGGCAAGAGCGTCATCCAGGGCGCCATGAGCAATGCGTTCGAAGCCCGCGAATATCAGGCCGACTACCAGCGTGTCGTGGCCGAGGGCAGACCGCTGATTCTCGACCGCGCATTGCACATTGGGGGTCGCCGGCTGACGATCTATCACTGGATTCTCCCCTATCGGGATTCAAGCGGTGAGGTGCAAGGCATTATCGGTGGCTGGATCGACATCAGCGAACGGCGGCAACTGTTCGACGACCTGCGCAGTGCCAAAGAGCGCGCCGATGAAGCCAACCGGGCCAAAAGTACGTTTCTGGCGACCATGAGCCATGAAATCCGCACGCCGATGAATGCGGTCATCGGCATGCTCGAACTGACGCTGAAACGAATTGAACACCACCACCCTGACCGTTCGGCCATCGATGTGGCCTATCACTCGGCGAAGGATTTGCTGGAACTGATCGGCGACATTCTCGACATTGCGCGCATCGAATCCGGGCACCTCAGCCTGAGCCCGGAGCGTGTCAATCCGCGAGAGATCGTGGGGGCCGTAGTACGGATCTTCGATGGTCTGGCCCGGCAGAAAGAGCTTGAACTGCATCTGGACTTCAACCCGGCCAATCCGCCAATCGATGTACTGCTGGACCCGCTGCGCTTCAAGCAGGTGCTGTCGAATCTTGTCAGCAACGCCATCAAGTTTACCGAGCAGGGCCAGGTCCGGATTACCGTCGACCTGCGCCCGACCGCCGAGCCCGATCAAGTGCTGTTGCAACTGCAGGTTGAGGACAGCGGTATAGGGATCAGCGAACAGGATCAGCAGCGCCTGTTCGAGCCTTTTGCCCAGGCCGATAACGCCGTGCGGTCGGCCAGAGGCGGTGCCGGGCTTGGCCTGGTGATCAGCCGCAGCCTGTGCGAAATGATGGGCGGCAGCCTGCAATTGAACAGTCAGCCCGGCAAGGGGACGCAAGTGCGAATGTCACTGCCGCTACCTGCCCTGCCCCGTGAACCCATGGTGGAGACGATTGAAACGCAGATCCAGACCGCCAGCATCCCGTTGAATGTTCTGGTGGTCGATGATCATGCGGCCAATCGCTTGCTCATGTGTCAACAACTGGAGTTTCTGGGACATCGATTCAGTGTCGCGGCAGACGGCCAGGAAGGGTTCGAGGCGTGGAAAGCCGGAGCATTCGATCTGGTGATCGCCGATTGCAACATGCCGGTCATGAATGGCTACGAACTGGTCCGAGCCATTCGCCGACACGAACAGTCAACGCAACAACCGCCATGCACTGTGCTGGGTTTCACCGCCAATGCTCAAGCGGAAGAAATTCGACGCTGCAAACACGCCGGGATGAATGACTGCCTGTTCAAACCCCTGACCCTGGCCGCCCTGAGCCAATGGGTTGAGGGCATCGCACCGACGTCCCGCACTCCGGCCTTCAACCTGGAAGGGTTACAGCAATTGACTGGTGGCAACCCGGTATTGAACCAGCGTTTGTTGACCGAGCTGCTGAACAGTAACCGTCTGGACCGCCAAGGGTTGCAGATGCTTTACGGCTCCACGGATCCGCAGGCATTTCTCGACATCGCCCACAAAATCAAGGGCGCCGCCCGGATCGCTCAGGCTTTTCGATTGATCGACAGCTGCGAGGCGCTCGAAACAATCTGCCGCGCCCCATTCCAGGCGGAAAAAGTGGCCAAATGCTGTACGGCGGTGGAGCGCGCCCTGATGGAACTGGACCAGGCATTGCTGCAACAAATCGGCGAAAACGACGGAAGCAGAATGACAGAGGCTTAA
- a CDS encoding HD domain-containing phosphohydrolase, which produces MPSPLRPDQRRFPLHVHISVMFTFLLLLTGVVLGIFNYRQTTQIILSSSEKLFNRIEQDVRLDLQATYEPIRHLLSLLVVNPAIQAPDLEQRLALLRPFSQSLIDNPDLASLYLGYGNGDFFMVRPLRTAHLKTLLKAPDSAAYQVWSIERSASGQAHSQSLFFDQNLALISRQDNPEDPYDPRSRAWFTSASRDNDQITTEPYVFFSTHNVGTTLARRSGEQVVMGADLTLAELSATLAKHVVTPSTEIVLFDAQGNAIAYPDASRLIIDDQTARLIKAADLSPSLGALLKSPPEGNRLNAYGRQWIVARSSMQEGGPQGLQLALLVPEDELLADAYRMRWQGALITLATLLLCVPLGWMTSRILVKPLRALVQEADAIRSFDFNFPMSSRSPVLEVDQLSVSMARMKDTLTSFFQITDSLSAETRFAPLLERVLFETVKIGQAQAGLIYLREGDGDRMEPHGLVINDTAQPLASFDIGAHELQNPQSPAWLQQLSSADNVVSNLGFEQAGDLQKVLLALECPRVHLIGIRLHNRHNETVGLLVFLLADSGDQSDLEKLRPDRIAFLQAVSGAAAVSIESQRLQARQKQLLDAFIKLLAGAIDAKSPYTGGHCQRVPVLTLMLAQAAAASEDPAFRSYQPTDDEWEALQIAAWLHDCGKITTPEYVVDKATKLETLNDRIHEIRTRFEVLKRDAWISYWQAIAKGGDEQPLAQIRDASLAELDDDFAFIARCNLGGEAMAESDLQRLRNIGQRTWTRTLDDRLGVSWEENQRQARNPAPTLPVTESLLADKPEHLFERAEAELIAPDNPWGFKLDVPRYKYNRGELYNLSIARGTLTGEERYIINHHIVQTILMLSHLPFPEHLRNVAEIAGGHHEKMDGTGYPKRLKREDMSLPARMMAIADIFEALTAADRPYKKAKSLSEALGIMAYMCRDAHIDPQLFELFINAHIYLQYAKRFLDPQQIDAVDPSGLLIKAGLKV; this is translated from the coding sequence ATGCCCAGCCCACTGCGTCCGGATCAACGGCGATTTCCCCTGCACGTTCATATCAGCGTGATGTTTACCTTCCTGCTGTTGCTGACCGGGGTAGTACTGGGCATTTTCAATTATCGGCAAACCACACAAATCATCCTGTCCAGCAGCGAGAAGCTATTCAATCGCATCGAACAGGATGTCCGCCTCGACCTGCAGGCCACCTACGAACCGATTCGTCATCTGCTGAGCCTGCTGGTCGTCAATCCTGCGATCCAGGCGCCGGACCTGGAGCAACGCCTGGCGCTGCTCAGGCCCTTCAGCCAGTCGTTGATCGATAACCCTGATCTGGCGTCGCTGTACCTGGGTTATGGCAACGGTGATTTCTTCATGGTTCGCCCTTTGCGCACCGCACATCTGAAAACACTGCTCAAGGCCCCGGACTCAGCGGCTTATCAAGTGTGGAGCATCGAGCGAAGCGCTAGCGGCCAGGCGCATTCCCAATCCTTGTTTTTCGATCAGAACCTGGCCTTGATCAGTCGCCAGGACAATCCCGAGGACCCATACGATCCGCGCAGCCGCGCCTGGTTTACCAGCGCCAGCCGCGACAACGATCAGATCACCACCGAACCCTACGTCTTTTTCTCGACCCACAACGTCGGCACCACCCTGGCCCGGCGCAGCGGCGAGCAGGTGGTGATGGGCGCCGACCTGACCCTGGCCGAACTCAGCGCCACCCTGGCCAAACATGTGGTGACCCCTTCCACGGAGATCGTGCTGTTCGATGCCCAAGGCAATGCGATCGCCTATCCCGACGCCAGCCGACTGATCATCGACGATCAGACCGCCCGCCTGATCAAGGCCGCTGATCTGAGCCCCAGCCTTGGTGCGTTACTTAAAAGCCCTCCCGAAGGCAATCGCCTGAACGCTTACGGTCGCCAATGGATCGTGGCCCGCAGCAGCATGCAGGAAGGTGGCCCCCAGGGACTGCAACTGGCGCTGCTGGTGCCGGAAGATGAATTGCTCGCCGATGCTTACCGCATGCGTTGGCAAGGCGCGCTGATTACCCTGGCAACGTTGCTGTTGTGTGTGCCATTGGGTTGGATGACATCGCGCATTCTGGTCAAACCCCTGCGCGCCCTGGTGCAGGAAGCGGATGCGATTCGCAGTTTCGATTTCAACTTTCCAATGTCCAGTCGCTCTCCGGTACTCGAAGTCGATCAACTGAGCGTGTCGATGGCGCGCATGAAAGACACCCTGACGAGTTTCTTCCAGATCACCGACAGCCTGAGTGCCGAGACCCGTTTCGCGCCTTTGCTGGAACGGGTGTTGTTTGAAACCGTGAAAATCGGCCAGGCCCAGGCCGGCCTGATCTATCTGCGCGAAGGTGACGGCGATCGCATGGAACCCCACGGGCTGGTCATCAACGATACCGCGCAGCCCCTGGCGTCATTCGACATCGGCGCCCACGAGCTTCAAAACCCACAGAGCCCGGCTTGGTTGCAGCAGTTGTCGAGTGCCGACAATGTCGTCAGCAATCTCGGTTTCGAGCAGGCCGGGGATTTGCAGAAAGTGCTGCTCGCACTGGAATGTCCCCGGGTTCATCTGATCGGCATCCGTTTGCACAATCGTCATAACGAAACCGTGGGCCTGTTGGTGTTTCTGCTGGCCGACAGCGGCGATCAAAGCGACCTGGAAAAACTTCGCCCGGACCGCATCGCGTTTCTACAGGCCGTGTCCGGTGCCGCCGCGGTGAGTATCGAAAGCCAGAGGTTGCAAGCCCGGCAAAAACAATTGCTGGACGCGTTCATCAAGCTGCTGGCCGGTGCGATTGATGCCAAGAGCCCTTATACCGGCGGGCATTGTCAGCGTGTGCCGGTCCTGACCCTGATGCTCGCTCAGGCCGCCGCGGCCAGTGAAGACCCGGCCTTCCGCAGCTATCAACCTACCGACGATGAATGGGAAGCCCTGCAAATCGCCGCCTGGCTGCACGACTGCGGCAAGATCACCACCCCGGAATACGTCGTGGATAAAGCCACGAAACTGGAAACCCTGAACGACCGTATCCACGAAATCCGCACCCGCTTCGAAGTGCTCAAGCGCGATGCGTGGATCAGTTACTGGCAAGCCATTGCCAAGGGGGGTGACGAACAACCTCTGGCGCAAATACGCGACGCGTCTTTGGCAGAGCTGGATGACGATTTCGCCTTCATCGCCCGCTGCAACCTCGGCGGCGAAGCCATGGCCGAGAGCGACCTGCAACGCTTGCGCAACATCGGCCAACGCACCTGGACACGAACCTTGGATGACCGACTGGGGGTTTCCTGGGAAGAAAACCAGCGTCAGGCCCGCAACCCGGCGCCGACACTGCCGGTCACCGAATCACTGCTCGCGGACAAGCCCGAGCATCTGTTCGAACGCGCCGAAGCCGAGCTGATTGCGCCGGACAATCCCTGGGGCTTCAAACTCGATGTACCGCGCTACAAGTACAACCGCGGCGAACTCTATAACCTGAGCATTGCCCGGGGCACCCTGACAGGCGAAGAGCGCTACATCATCAATCACCACATCGTGCAGACGATCCTGATGCTCAGCCACCTGCCCTTCCCCGAGCATCTGCGCAACGTCGCGGAGATTGCCGGCGGTCACCACGAAAAAATGGACGGCACCGGCTACCCCAAACGCCTGAAGCGCGAGGACATGAGCCTGCCGGCGCGGATGATGGCGATTGCCGATATTTTCGAAGCGCTGACCGCGGCCGATCGCCCCTACAAGAAAGCCAAGTCCTTGAGCGAGGCGCTGGGCATCATGGCGTACATGTGCCGCGATGCGCATATTGATCCGCAGCTGTTCGAGCTGTTCATCAACGCTCACATTTATTTGCAGTACGCCAAGCGTTTTCTCGACCCACAACAAATCGACGCGGTGGACCCTTCAGGCCTGCTGATCAAGGCAGGCCTCAAGGTTTGA